TGGGCCTGACGACCACGAGCCAGTCTGAGCCAAAACTGCCCAGGCCACACCGCGACTTCCCAGCAGAGTCTTCAGGTAGGGCCATGGAGAGGTGGGAGCCTGCACCACCTCCCTGTGGAGAGGATCGTACACAATCATGCCCTTTTTTCTCTTGCTTCAAGCACTCACTGCTTATAATCAAGCAGCAGTTGCTGAGCAGATCAAATAAGCAGTGAGCCCTGAAGATGAGATTTCAGCCTGGGTGGGAAGTGTGAGCAGGTCCTGACTCTGGAAATGTATCTGTGATCTACCACATCAGGGAgccccctccctcccgcctcGCCCTTCCTGTACTTTCCTGCCCCCGCGTTCTGTCCCCCTGAGCACACTTCCTAGGAgtgtgcagcagcagcagcaaccccggTATCTTGACTTCCTGCCATTCTCCCCAGCAGTCACTTCATACTGTCCTTGATACGCCAAGAAAAGATAAATACCTCCCCTTGGGTCAAGCTACACCAATTGGTGTCCCCGAGATTCAAGAAAGGGAAGCTCTTTCTGGAGGAAAAGTGcaagtgtccatggaattctccaggcaagaatactggagtgggtagccagccattcccttctccaggggatattcctgacccagggatcaaacttgggtctcccacattgcaggtggattctttaccatctgagccaccagggaagcccctttctggAGGAGCTACCTCTTTTTGGAAATGGCTAAGGGTCTAGCTGTATGAAGTCAGTGAATCACAAAATGCTCTCCCTGTCAATGCTTCCAATGAAGCTGTTCTCCATGGACTTGATgatagaaaatgtaaatataagtAAGTTTTCTTAGTCATCAACTGAGGTGGCAGAAAGTTTTGATGGGTTGCTACTTAACACTTAACTGCAAGTGTGCTGcagttttttaattgagaaaaatcAGGAGAGGTGAAGATCTTACCTGAATGCGTCTCCTGGGAAGACATGGACAGGGAACATTTGGGTTTCCCCATTTACTCTGTTTGATGACCATACAGCACCCAAATCTCTCCTGAGTGTGACATACATGGAGAAGCTGAAAGAAGGCACTGGCATTATCCACACGAACAGTGACTTTAAGTCTCACATAAAATCTTTATTCTGCCTTACTCTGCAGTGCAGTCCCAGGCCTGACTTTTCCCTCTCCGGTTCTCAGAGCACCTGGCAGCCAAACCACGGCTATCTCCCATGCCAGCTCACACAGAGCAGGACTCCTTCCCCCTAGCAACCTCCTAGGGAAGGTGACCCAGGGAAGGACCATCACTGCTCAGAAAAcacatccccacccccacatttgggaattcaaaagcagaggagTGAGGGGCATCAGAAGCAAGGCAATTTGTCGGGAGGAGAAATGCAAGACTCTGGTGCTGGACCCAGCCATCCAGTTCTCGCCTGCACAGAGGTtgctttcattccttttcttctgttaatttgGCCTGTTTTCCAAACATGGGTCAAACAACCCCCCtcccagaagcagcagcagcagaaggaaatgTTATTAAAAACGGGTCCGTTAGTGGGCATGGTGTGTGGATGGAGTCTTTGGGATTTTGGCTGCCAAATAAAGACTTTATTGTTGTCATTCCTCTACTCCCaagctccctccctctcttccctcctccctcccttcctcccttcctcctcccctccctactTACAATCGGCCTGGCCCTCCCCTAAACTAACCTCCCTACCCCAATAGGATCTGGTGGAGGAAGAGTCAGGCAAACACAAGCACGCACACACCACTGGGAGACCAGAACTTCTGGCTGGCTCTCTGCTGCCACAGCTCCActgagggtggggggaggcagtCTCGCCTCGCCGGAGACAAACCCGAGCTGAGAGGAGAGGCAGGTGGTTCAGGTAAGCCCGTCTGGAGGAGGAAGGCTCCGGCCTCCAGCcagccccttcccaccccatccacgCCAGGCTACTGCTCTAGGCTCTGTCCtcgccttccttccttcctcccacccctccttcctgtcttctaccggatttttctcctttcagagGAGCTCAGATCAGTCATCCTCATTTCGTCTccaccctcttccttctcttcatcaTTCTGCACCCATGTATTGGCTTGTTGCAAAAGTTAAACTTTCTTGGTACAGATGTGTACTGTAGCACAGCTATGCTGCACGCAGCATTTCTACAGATCGGGTTCCCATGGAAACTCTACAACCCGTTTTGCTGAATCTTTGATGCTTTGTCACACACTGTCCCAGGCACACACATGTGCCACACAGATGCTGCACTTTCACttcgcatgcacacacacgaaTACACACACAGTGTGAAAGCATCCTGTCCATTCACCTCCGTTCTGACGGCATTTGACACGCAGAGCAGAGCACACAGTGACAAGACCCTGGCAGGAACGCACACAGGCACGCGCGCACTGCACCGAGGAGAAAAGAGCAAGTGCGTCTTCCCACCGAGGTGGCAGAGCCAAAGAAATCATGTGCCCCGAGTGCAGGCAGAGCAGGAACAGGATGAACAGCAGCAGGGGCTGGAGAGGTTTCTTCGTTCTTTAGAATTTAATtgggtgggagagagaaaaaagcagctTTCCAACCTGCACAGTGTATTCCCAATAGCTCTGACTTTCTCTGCCTCACTAGTTCAAACCACTTTTCttttggaaagagagagaagaaagcaaccCTACTCTGAAGCCTTAGAGGTACTATTTCCCAGCACTAGGggtattcatttctgtttttggcAGGCAGCCAGAAAAGAATTCTCTTTAAAGCCACTTCAACATAATCCCACATTGGCAAGGGCTCCCTatgggagaggaaaaaagacGCAGTTCCTTAATCAGTCAAGGGAGGGGAAAACTGAAGTGGGAAACGGAATTTTTTAAATAGGGTGGACCCTCTCCATTTCCCCAGCTCATTCCTCTTCGATTATGCAGAGTGTTATCCCAAGGCCAGAAGGGCATGGCCTAGGAGAGGGTCTCCAAGTACCTGGAGACCTGGGTGCAGGGGAGGGTGAGAGGTGCTCACTAGAAATACAGACAACCGGACCCTTTGCTCTAGACCCACGGGATCAAGACCCAAGAAGCTGCTGTTGTTTCAGGATGTGAGAGGCAGCAAGGGTTTGAGAGTCTGAACCAGAGGCCTGAGGGAGACATGTGTAGGACTGAACAGCCCAGGATTCTGGCAGCGTTAGCTGGGCAGACAGGCTGTGTGGCTTCCCGGACAAGGACTGTCTGATGGAGCAGCTTCCAAGTGTCTCTAGTGGGCCACCCTCTTTTGCAGAGTAGAAGCAAGCGCCTGAAGGAACGGAAGACCTTCTGTGAGCTCTCCGCTTCTCGTCTCCTTATAAGCACTGGCAGCTGTGTAATGAAGGAACATTCCAGAAAGCAATTTCCCCCAAGGTAGCTCCAAAGAGCTTAGGCTTCCTCCTACCTGCTAATCCGCCTGCCTGGGCCCCCAGGGGCACTGTGCagggctcctccccacccctgttAGATTCCCTGCTCCTGCCCAGTAGCTGCCTGCTCTGGCGGGCCTGCACAGAGGATGGGCCTAACCGCAGGGTCTGCACTGCCCCTTCACCTCCCCGGGGGCAGCCCCACCTCTTGGGCCTCTGGGGGAAGCTGGAAGGGAAAGGTACCCAAGGTTGGGAGGGGAAGTCCCGAGTCACGGTGGACTCCACAGCCAGCTGAGGTCAGCAGGCTGCGGTGTTCCTGGTCAGCACTCCCGCAGCTGCTGCAGAAAGGCTCAGGGATGGGAGCGGGTGTTAGTGAGGGGGAGGGACAGAGCGAACATTCCCCAAATGGCTGGGGGCATCTATGGCTTCTCTAATTATTTGATTCTGAGACCTAAATGTGGTTTCACAGGCCTGAAAGGGGAGGAGCTTGCTCTGTGTAGGAGAGTTGGTAGAAATCCAAGTAACCATCTGCAAGGATCGGCATTCAGTGGAGGGAACGGCTGTCCTCTGGCCAAGCTAAGAGAAAGAGACCCCATTACTTTGAAATAATGTCAGTAGTAGCTTAACATTCACCGAGCACTTGCTTTTTTGCACATTTACTCACTTAACCTTCAAAATAATCTGATAAAAATGTATTagtatgcccattttacagatgaggaaactgaagcttagtaGAGGCAAGAGATTTCCCAAGAGTACCCAGCTAAACAGCTGAGGAGTTGCAGGGTTGAGACCCACATCTATAAGCACTCAATACATCAGATAGATTCCTGTAGGCTTTCTTCAGGGGGTGGAAAAGCTAGGGGattgaggcagagagaaggaCTTAGTGAGGAGCCGTAATGAGAGGACAAGAGCCATCTCACCCTAAATTGTTCCCCTTGCCTTTAGAATGGAAAATTTGCTCTTCTGGACTAGTGGCCTGAGGCCAAAAAAGATTGTGTTTACATGTTGCCTTGCGGTAGACACTGGGGAGACAGATGGTTTCTCCATTAGAGtgttagatttatttttagcTCTTTTTGATCTGTAGCACATTTTAAAGTCACTTGTCACGTTTACTTCTGAAAATAACCCGATGAGGAACAGAGGGACAGGGAAGATTTCTTTATCTGTGTTTTGCAGGTAAGGGAAGTGAGGCTGAGGACAGGGTCGCGTCACTACAGGCAGTGGTGGCTGGGCGGGGACCCCACACCCTCCGTCTAGTTTGCACCATGATGCTCTCTTCACCTTTGCCCCAGTCAGCCTTACTCCTATTCTGATTTCACTCCCCAAGAAAGGGACAGTGAGTCGGTGACTTGCTGAATTCACCATGCCTCCACGTTAGCCCTTTCCTTACCTCAGAACCCCACAACGCCTACTTGGAGACCTTGGAAGAGTCTAAGGCAGCTGCGGTGGGCCTGCCTCACTCCTCTGTTAACAGCTGGGCAGAGACGACCTGATTCTCCCGGCTTCCAACTCCCCTGTGGGCTTCAGGAAGACACAGAGAATACAATGGCTTTCAGAAGTCTGAGTTTAGGACAGCAAGAAGGAAACCAAAAAAGAGGGTCATCCCAACATCCATGGGCACGGCCCTGGCAGGGGCAGCCCCACTCCAACGTCAGGGTCACTAGCTGGGTTAAGCCATGGAGGTCCCAGGGGTCATGAGCTGGATGTGAAATCTGACAAGAACACCAGGAAGTAGTGTGGAGTCATCTTTCTTTAACCCAAGGAGACACACCCAACCTCACTCTCAGCTCAACCCCAATCCCAGGCTCTCTCCATACAAAGCCAATTACCCTATGATTTGGTAAACCCTTGTGGGCCTCAACCCAACCCTGCCCTGAGGCTAAACGTTGCAAGAGTCCTGGGAGTATGAaccttaaatgaatgaatttatgagCTAAACAGGGATAGGACTATCTCACTTTAAAAATCAGAGTCTCTTGAGAGAATATGTTCTTttgcaaacaaataaatgaataaatgaaacccctgccatttgcagagattttATGCTCTATGACATGTCTTCATGTGGATGATCCCATTTGATCCTCACACAGTTGAGGACCCTGGACCTGAGGAGGTGGgtcagagccaggattcaagccTAAGTCTCTAATACTTGAgattgaaatttgaatttaaaactcTCTTAGAAAATCTCAAATGGGAGAGTGAATTTTGGGTTGGTCAAAGCACTTGCTTTCCTCTCACAAATGAGCAGCTTTCTGAGAACAGGTGTTGGTGAATGGGATTACAGGAGGTCAGTGGTTACAGGCGGTCCAGATGCATTTATTGATCAAGCAGTGAGCTCAGCCCAGCAGAAAGTGGGGAGGTGTGCTCGTGAAGgcataagaaatttaaaaatcacatacacTTACAATCCCAACTAAGGGAACTTATGACTGGACAGAAGGTTCTGGAAGACAGGAACATACGAAGGTGTGACTTAGGGCTTTGTGGGAGAGACTATGGCTCCCTGTGGAGTGCAGGGACTTCTCGTCTGTCCCAAATTCTGGTTTGGAGACTTAGAGTGTGTGGACAGCCCAGACTCCATCAGGAAGGAGCACTGTCCCATGAGAAAAGCCTTAGAAATGAGCACTGCTTCCTCAAGGGAGgagtgtgcgcacacacacacagaatggttCAGCCCCAGGGCTAAGAGCAGACCTAGCTAATTCAACAGACCTAGTTTCTCCAAGGAACAGGCCCAGGAGCTTGTCCTTGAGAACCTTCTCAGCTCTGAAAGGAGCATGGCCAGCCCCCAGAGGTCTGGAGTGTAGACGGGTCAGAGCGCCGGTGGGGAGATAAGGGAAGTTGCCGAAGGGTCTGGCACAGGAGGTGGCGGCAAGGGCGGCCGGTGTTCACAGCGATGGCAGGGGTGGGAGGCACGCCCGTCGGGTGGAGCTGAGACTGACCCGCGGCTCTGACTCGCCTGAGCCAAGTGCTGCCCGGGCCCCACGTCACCGGGAAGCGCTTCGTGCCAGGGCCAGCTGCCGCTCCGCACAGGCGTGACTTGCCCACTCAGGGCCCAGGGTAAATGCTCCTGTTGACCAAGGCAGTGAAGGGGAGGGGGCTCCGCCAGGCTGGAAAGCCTTcccagggcttctcactgcacaAGAGACCTCTTGCTTATTGTCAGGCTCCCAGCTGGTCAGGAAGTAAAAAGTGCCAAAGCAAAAAAATTTAAGGTCACAAAAACTggggcttttaaaaatgttaggtTTTAGCACACGAATATAATGCTTTAACCCCGTTTAAAATCTCTGTGCAATACTGTTGTGCTATTTCAAGAAAATGACAGAACTTGTAACATTTTCATTGATAGTTCACCAATTACAAGCAGTGTGGGGTCTGGCAACAAGACTCAAGTTTAGTCTTACAATGAATGTCTTTTCACCTCAGTCTTTTTGGTGTATCCCCAAGATTGTTACATGCACAACTGGAGATAAAGCCAAGAATCTAACTGCAGCGTCCTTTGTGATAGGAGGCCAGGGGAAATGGCCCCCTGGGCCCCCTTGGAGAGGTCTGCCTGAGAAGAGACCACCttagaggaaggagaaggagcaGAAGCTGCAGGGcagcctcctctcccttccctccgcGCTGTCTCCATTCTGCTCCTTCCTTTCCACACTCTATACTCCGTGAGGACCCACGCACGCACACCAAGGAGGGGCGTGCATTTGCTCATGTGTGTGGCACAGGGAGAGGAGTGTCTGTGCGAGCGTGTGTGGGCTGGGTGTCCAGGGCAGGTGTGCAACAGGTGTAGGTAGACTCCCTCACCCCTCCAGGGTGAGCCCTGCCCTTGTCCATGTTTCTTGTCACACTCAGCTCCTTCCAAGTAACAGACTCAGGCTAAACATCTGGTGAGGGGCTTCTACTGAGCTAGctttgaacaaagctagcaggAAGCCAGTACTGGGTCACACAAGGGAAGAACCTAGCTGATGTGGGCTCCAAAGAAAGCGGGGGAAGCCTGGCGCAGAGGCAGTGATCACAGGGTCCAGATGCAGCTGAGGATACACTCCAGCCCCCTCTCTAAGAACTCCAAGAAACCTGCATCTCCAAAGTGTCCCAGGCCCTAGGAAGGGGAGGGGCAGACCACCGCAAATTGTGAAGAAGCAGCAAAGAGGGCCATTGGAAGCAACGTGGAGACAGAGATCCCGGAGCAGACCAGAGGGGCTGTCACAGGGACCTTGGGAGGGGAAAGGACAGGTAACCCGACAAGCTAGGGCAGGGAGTCTGAGAGAGATGCCAGTTTTTGTCTGCAGCCTTGGGTCTACCACAGTTTCCTCAGCTTAATTTGACTCAAACCACATGGCCCTATCTGCAGCATCATCAGAATCAATGGGAAGGTCAACCCCAGAGCATCCTTCAGCAACATATTCCACTATGTCTCTGAGGCAGGCGGGAAGTTCTCCTCTATATCCCACCCCGATATCATCAACTCCAATGCATATGGGAAGCAGCAATACCAGATCAGAAGAAATGAAAGTGGTTTCcctgcagctttttaaaaaattgaaacatagttgatgtacaatattatctaagttacaggtgtacaacacagtggtTTACAATAtttaaaggttacactccatttatagttatcataaaatattggctatatctcctgtgttgtacaatatatcctagATTAGTTTATACTTAATAGTCtatatctcttaatcccctatcCTTATATTGCCCCTCTCCACTAGTAACCACTGGTTCTCTATACCtatgaatctgcttctttttttttttgttatattcactagtttgttgtattccCCACAGCTTTCAGTTGcttccttgtttttttccccGGGAGCCTCCACATCTGGGGAGAAATTCTTGGTGTGTGTCCTGCTGGCAAAGACCATTGTTCTCTGAGCtgagccctggggaggaggggtgagCGGGGGCAAATGCAAGGGGACCGCAGCACTTCCTTCCCAAGAGTTTGCTGAGCCCACGGAGACGTGGGTCTTTGTCCTGGGTCTGCTGTTATATAGCTTCCTGGCCTTGACAAGCTAGTACTCCCCTCCAGTGCtcaatttttataaatagttGAATCTGGACTTTGTGAATTTCAAAACACTTTAAGCaatgctactttttttttcaaatgcatgcTTCAGCTAACCCTTAATTTGTGTAACAGATTTTAAAACCACAGAGCTCCTCATGTTGGACAGGGGTGAGTTGGGGGGTCCCCCAGGGCCATCCCCTTGGTATCCCTCCCTCAGGAGGACTCCACAGAAATGGGGCACAGTTTGGAAACCACTGAGTTATGGAACCAGTAAGGACCCTTCCAGATGTAATACCCCAGGACTCTATGGCTCACATATCCTAACATCCCTCCTATAAGGGGAGAGATTATTTTCTCATGCTGCAAACCAGGAGACTGAGGACTAGAGTGGTTAAGGGTATTCTCCAGGAAACCCTGGGACTCCTGATTCACAGCCCAGAATGCATTCTGCCAAGACAGCTGACACTCTAGCACATCAGCACCTGGGCCTCTGGGAAAGGGAGCCAGACACTCAAACCCTTGCTGCTGGATACAGGCAAGCAAGGAGATGCTTCCACAGGTCCCTGCCACAGCTCCCCCCAAGCCCATCCCGGCCAACTCCAGCTGCAAAGACACGTGTTCTTTTTACTGAGGCCCAGCAGGCTGATGACCTCCCGCGTTCCTCCCCACAGGTGTGTCGCCTGGATCATGAGGTCATCCCTCTGCTGGCTCCTCACACTTCTCCTCATCTTGGCCACAGCGGCCCAAGGCCAGCCAACAAGACGACCGAGGCCCAGACCGAGGCCTCGGCCCAGACCCAGGCTCAGACCCACACCCAGCTTCCCACAGCCCGATGAGCCAACGGAGCCTACAGACCTGcctcccccactgcccccagGCCCCCCGTCGGTCTTTCCTGACTGTCCCCGGGAGTGCTACTGCCCCCCTGACTTCCCGTCCGCCCTCTACTGTGACAGCCGCAACCTCCGAAAGGTCCCTGTCATCCCGTCCCGCATCCATTACCTCTATCTCCAGAACAACTTCATCACTGAGCTCCCGGTGGAGTCCTTCAAGAACGCCACGGGCCTGAGGTGGATCAACCTGGACAACAACCGGATTCGAAAGGTGGACCAGAGGGTGCTGGAGAAACTCCCCAGCCTGGTGTTCCTCTACATGGAGAAGAACCAGCTCGAAGAGGTGCCCGCAGCCCTGCCCCGGAACTTGGAGCAGCTGAGGCTAAGCCAGAACCAGATCTCCAGGATCCCGCCCGGGGTCTTCAGCAAGCTggagaacctgctgctgctggacCTGCAGCACAACAAGCTGAGTGACGGCGTCTTCAAGCCTGACACCTTTCAGGGCCTCAAGAACCTCATGCAGCTCAACCTGGCCCACAACACCTTGAGGAAGATGCCCCCTAAGGTGCCCTCCGCCATCCACCAGCTCTACCTGGACAGCAACAGAATCGAGGCCATCCCCAGTGGGTACTTCAAGGGCTTCCCCAACCTGGCCTTCATCCGCCTCAACTACAACCAGCTCTCGGACCGGGGCCTCCCCAAGAACTCGTTCAACATCTCCAACCTGCTGGTGCTGCACCTGTCGCACAACAGGATCAGCAGCGTGCCCGCCATCAGCAGCAGGCTGGAGCACCTGTAcctcaacaacaacagcatcgAGAGTGAGTGCGGGGACTGGGGCGGCGCGGGCGGGCGGCTGGCTCTCCCTCCTCAGCGCTTCCGCGCGGGCCTCAGGCCTGTGCCTGAGGACGCAGAAGCACCCAGTCTGGCACAGTCTTCAAACCTTGGTCTTTCCACTTGCAGCCCACATGACCTTCAAAGAATATCTGACCTCTCTGGCAagtctcctcatttgtaaaatggcacaaaatatatatgaagattTACTAGTTTAGTATTGATAAAGTGCCCAGAATACCATGCTTGGAGGGTAACAGCTTTTCTACCTCCAGCCCTTCTCACCAGCCCCTGCTCCTTTGCCCTCCAGACCTGTAGGTAAGGGAGACGTGAAATACAGTCCTGGACATTCTCCTAAAGAATGGTGACATTTAAATGCTGACTCTGGAATGtcctggagaagccaatggcaccccactccagtactcttgcctggaaaatcccacggatggaggagcctggtaggctgcagtccatggggtctcaaagagtcagacatgactaagcaacttcacttttactttcatgcattggagaaagaaatggcaacccactccagtgttcttgcctggagaatcccagggatgggggagcctgatgggctgccatctttggggtcgcacagagtcggacacaactgaagcaacttagcagcagcagcagctggagtgTCCTGGATCTGTCCACTGCAGCCATGAGAAAATGGGCTTCTTCCCAAGCCTGAGCCTAGGTTTTAAAGAGTCTGTAAAAACATACAGAGAGGCAGTTCTGTGTATATTATGAGtggctggtggtttagtcgctaagtcgtgtccgactctttgtggccccgtggactgtagcctgacaggttcctctgtccatgggattttccagcaataatggtggagtgggttgccatttccttctccaggagatcttccccaccaagggatcaaacctgggtctcctgcatcgcaggcaaattcttttaccaattgagccaccaggaaagccccacacTAAAAGCATACGACTGGAAAAGACATGGCAGTCAGGAGAATATGTCTGTATGTGGATGCTTTTCTGAATCTATCTGGAAGGCTGAAGGATTTGGTCATAAAAGTCAGTACACTCAATGTAGAATTTGCCTAAGCTACATTTACAGGGTCCTGGGCTTTGGATAAAAAATGTAGGTGAGAAAAAAGACTGGAAGTGACAGTTTTGCCCAATCAAAAACATCAGATCTGAGTAGAGCATCAGcagaacaatttaaaaacaaatgtgagAATATTCTCTGGCCCCTGGACAAAATCAGGCTACATCCACAAGACGAATGCAGCAGCTGTGGGAATGGAGAccaaggagaaagagaagcacTCCCCAAATGATATTAGGAATCCTTAGCTTTCAAGCCAAAGGATGAGAGGGAGATTGTTGAATTTCTGTAATCTCGAAACAAGTGGATAATAGAACAGGCTTATTCACTCATCTGAGATAATTACCCAAAGGTAGGGGAAGTCTTCTTAAATCTTGCAAGAAAGAAAttcaggaaaaggcaaaactgtctAATTGTACGCTGCAGGTAGCAAACTGATGGAACACATTACTCCCACGAGGCTGTATCGGCCAAAAATCTAGACAGAAAGGATACCTTGATTAATAAATGGTTGACAATGTTCTATCAGATTGTGGATAAAAACAGGCTGTGGTGAGAGGGGGTGGTGATCCAGCCTTCTGAGGTTGAAGACGGAAAGATTCCACCCACTCTCACCATTTCACAGTTTCAGAACAGCGCATCAGGGGGGTAAAGTCCAAAGCTACAACAGGTCATAGGAAGAAAATTCATCTACGTCAGGGCTCTTTCTGCTGCTCCAACgctgaagagagaagaaagcggagagaaggaagaggaggaaggagatgaaGAGCACCCAACCACCACCCACAGAAGATAAAAGAAGCAAGGCTTGGGAGGATAGAAAACTTCATTTAGAAGAGGGCATACCAAAAAGGtgaaggggaaaatggaaactcAGCTTCCATTTGAAAACCCACCTCCATTTGCCCATCTCTTCCCTTTCTAGCTCACTTTCCCCAGAGTCAGTCATCAGTCCAGAATCAACGGCTCCATCACATCCTGGcaccctttctcttcctgtcatCCCTAGGTCAGTCAACCTAGCCATCTTCTGCTCACCCTCAAGCCTCACATCCCGCTTACAGGAGAACCTCTGGGGTAATCCATCCACTGCGGGCTTCAGATCTTGCTTCCCTCCACTGTTTCTCCA
The sequence above is a segment of the Bos mutus isolate GX-2022 chromosome 16, NWIPB_WYAK_1.1, whole genome shotgun sequence genome. Coding sequences within it:
- the PRELP gene encoding prolargin, which encodes MRSSLCWLLTLLLILATAAQGQPTRRPRPRPRPRPRPRLRPTPSFPQPDEPTEPTDLPPPLPPGPPSVFPDCPRECYCPPDFPSALYCDSRNLRKVPVIPSRIHYLYLQNNFITELPVESFKNATGLRWINLDNNRIRKVDQRVLEKLPSLVFLYMEKNQLEEVPAALPRNLEQLRLSQNQISRIPPGVFSKLENLLLLDLQHNKLSDGVFKPDTFQGLKNLMQLNLAHNTLRKMPPKVPSAIHQLYLDSNRIEAIPSGYFKGFPNLAFIRLNYNQLSDRGLPKNSFNISNLLVLHLSHNRISSVPAISSRLEHLYLNNNSIEKINGTQICPNNIVAFHDFSSDLEHVPHLRYLRLDGNYLKPPIPLDLMMCFRLLQSVVI